The Myotis daubentonii chromosome 21, mMyoDau2.1, whole genome shotgun sequence genome window below encodes:
- the LOC132222893 gene encoding zinc finger protein 501-like isoform X2 → MEDEEACSDQSVSIQGESKVRASKTAPATQKIPLCKQCFFVLKDILHLTGSHAAYFEQKAFCSDACVGDFCFSANPHQQQRNECGDESWKEAMDRASFVSRCSFSLSSVPSASREVGEDLQYNSQLPQHQATLNTEELHCGSEISQELLDARSHHQWGECENAASHNLKVVQCQGVCSGELICECNKCRKVFRRNLNVIRHKRVHTEEKRYGCDECGKFFRKRPALIKHQRVHTGGKPYECRHCRKFFSYKSTLKQHNKFHIGERPYKCRECGVSFRQRPHLNVHLRVHTGEKPYECTECGKSFCLRANLARHLRVHTGEKLYECSECGMSFPRRYHLTGHLKVHTGGKPYPYECRECGMSFRLRAHLTIHLRVHTGENPYACRECGMSFCERDHLIEHQTVHTGEKPYECRECGMSFRRRAHLTDHLRVHTGGKPYECTECGKSFTQKNSLIKHLRVHTGEKC, encoded by the coding sequence atGGAAGATGAGGAGGCCTGTTCTGATCAGAGTGTATCTATACAAGGAGAGTCAAaggtcagggcttctaagacagctccagccacCCAGAAGATTCCTCTGTGTAAGCAGTGTTTCTttgtgttaaaagatattttacacTTGACTGGGTCACATGCAGCATACTTTGAGCAGAAAGCCTTCTGTAGTGACGCATGTGTTGgagacttctgtttcagtgcaaaccctcaccagcagCAGAGGAATGAATGTGGAGACGAGTCCTGGAAAGAAGCTATGGACAGGGCCTCCTTTGTGAGCAGGTGCAGCTTCTCCTTATCTTCAGTGCCTTCAGCCAGCAGGGAGGTTGGGGAAGACTTGCAGTACAACTCACAGcttccccagcaccaggccactctCAACACTGAGGAGCTCCACTgtggcagtgagatttcacaggaattgCTTGATGCAAGAAGTCATCACCAGTGGGGTGAATGTGAAAACGCTGCCAGCCACAACCTGAAAGTTGTTCAATGTCAGGGTGTGTGTTCTGGGGAACTGATTTGTGAGTGTAACAAATGTAGGAAAGTGTTTAGACGAAACTTGAATGTCATTCGacataagagagttcacactgaagAAAAGCGATATGGGTGTGATGAATGTGGGAAGTTCTTCAGAAAAAGACCCGCACTCATtaaacaccagagagttcacactgggggGAAGCCATATGAGTGCAGACATTGTAGGAAGTTTTTCAGTTATAAGTCTACCCTCAAACAACACAACAAATTTCACATAGGAGAAAGGCCATATAAGTGTAGAGAATGTGGGGTATCCTTTCGTCAAAGGCCTCACCTCAATGTACacctcagagttcacactggagagaagccatatgagtgtacagAATGTGGAAAGTCCTTTTGTCTAAGGGCTAACCTCGCTAGACacctcagagttcacactggagagaagctgTATGAGTGTAGCGAATGTGGGATGTCCTTTCCTCGAAGATATCACCTCACTGGGCACCTCAAAGTTCACACTGGAGGGAAGCCATATCCATATGAGTGTAGAGAATGTGGGATGTCCTTCCGTCTAAGGGCTCACCTCACTATACacctcagagttcacactggagagaatcCGTATGCGTGTAGAGAATGTGGGATGTCCTTTTGTGAAAGGGATCACCTCATTGAACACCAGActgttcacactggagagaagccatatgagtgtagagAATGTGGGATGTCCTTTCGTCGAAGGGCTCATCTCACTGATCacctcagagttcacactggagggAAGCCGTATGAATGTActgaatgtggaaagtcttttacCCAAAAAAATAGTCTTATTAAACAtctgagagttcacactggagagaagtgTTAA
- the LOC132222893 gene encoding zinc finger protein 501-like isoform X1, which produces MDMNFEDVAIAFSQEEWGILDEAQRRLYCDVMLEVFALVSSLGCWHKMEDEEACSDQSVSIQGESKVRASKTAPATQKIPLCKQCFFVLKDILHLTGSHAAYFEQKAFCSDACVGDFCFSANPHQQQRNECGDESWKEAMDRASFVSRCSFSLSSVPSASREVGEDLQYNSQLPQHQATLNTEELHCGSEISQELLDARSHHQWGECENAASHNLKVVQCQGVCSGELICECNKCRKVFRRNLNVIRHKRVHTEEKRYGCDECGKFFRKRPALIKHQRVHTGGKPYECRHCRKFFSYKSTLKQHNKFHIGERPYKCRECGVSFRQRPHLNVHLRVHTGEKPYECTECGKSFCLRANLARHLRVHTGEKLYECSECGMSFPRRYHLTGHLKVHTGGKPYPYECRECGMSFRLRAHLTIHLRVHTGENPYACRECGMSFCERDHLIEHQTVHTGEKPYECRECGMSFRRRAHLTDHLRVHTGGKPYECTECGKSFTQKNSLIKHLRVHTGEKC; this is translated from the exons ATG gatatgaactttgaggacgtggccattgccttctctcaggaggagtgggggatccttgatgaggctcagagacgtcTGTActgtgatgtgatgctggaagtttttgcacttgtatcatctCTAG gttgttggcataaaatGGAAGATGAGGAGGCCTGTTCTGATCAGAGTGTATCTATACAAGGAGAGTCAAaggtcagggcttctaagacagctccagccacCCAGAAGATTCCTCTGTGTAAGCAGTGTTTCTttgtgttaaaagatattttacacTTGACTGGGTCACATGCAGCATACTTTGAGCAGAAAGCCTTCTGTAGTGACGCATGTGTTGgagacttctgtttcagtgcaaaccctcaccagcagCAGAGGAATGAATGTGGAGACGAGTCCTGGAAAGAAGCTATGGACAGGGCCTCCTTTGTGAGCAGGTGCAGCTTCTCCTTATCTTCAGTGCCTTCAGCCAGCAGGGAGGTTGGGGAAGACTTGCAGTACAACTCACAGcttccccagcaccaggccactctCAACACTGAGGAGCTCCACTgtggcagtgagatttcacaggaattgCTTGATGCAAGAAGTCATCACCAGTGGGGTGAATGTGAAAACGCTGCCAGCCACAACCTGAAAGTTGTTCAATGTCAGGGTGTGTGTTCTGGGGAACTGATTTGTGAGTGTAACAAATGTAGGAAAGTGTTTAGACGAAACTTGAATGTCATTCGacataagagagttcacactgaagAAAAGCGATATGGGTGTGATGAATGTGGGAAGTTCTTCAGAAAAAGACCCGCACTCATtaaacaccagagagttcacactgggggGAAGCCATATGAGTGCAGACATTGTAGGAAGTTTTTCAGTTATAAGTCTACCCTCAAACAACACAACAAATTTCACATAGGAGAAAGGCCATATAAGTGTAGAGAATGTGGGGTATCCTTTCGTCAAAGGCCTCACCTCAATGTACacctcagagttcacactggagagaagccatatgagtgtacagAATGTGGAAAGTCCTTTTGTCTAAGGGCTAACCTCGCTAGACacctcagagttcacactggagagaagctgTATGAGTGTAGCGAATGTGGGATGTCCTTTCCTCGAAGATATCACCTCACTGGGCACCTCAAAGTTCACACTGGAGGGAAGCCATATCCATATGAGTGTAGAGAATGTGGGATGTCCTTCCGTCTAAGGGCTCACCTCACTATACacctcagagttcacactggagagaatcCGTATGCGTGTAGAGAATGTGGGATGTCCTTTTGTGAAAGGGATCACCTCATTGAACACCAGActgttcacactggagagaagccatatgagtgtagagAATGTGGGATGTCCTTTCGTCGAAGGGCTCATCTCACTGATCacctcagagttcacactggagggAAGCCGTATGAATGTActgaatgtggaaagtcttttacCCAAAAAAATAGTCTTATTAAACAtctgagagttcacactggagagaagtgTTAA